The Streptomyces sp. NBC_01268 genome segment AGTGATTATTCGGTTGAGCTCGCGGAGGACATTACATGCCGTGCTCGAACGTCTGGCAGGGGAAGCTGACGCTGCGGATGAGGAGCGCGCAGCAGACGCCCTCGACACCGAAGTGGTCGCCGAACCCGTCGCCCTGGTGCAGAGGCAGGCCGACGAGGACCCGCACCGCCTCCGCCCATGACGCCATGAACTGGGCGCTCAGCGCCGCCGTCGGCGAACGGGACGCGGCGCTCGCCGAGGCCGCGACCGCCCTGCGTGAAGCCGTCGGCGCCGACGTGGCCGCCGCGACCACCGCGCTGGAGGCCCTCACCGGTCGGCACAGTGAAATTACTGCGGAATACCGGGACCTGACCAGCCGCCACAGGAGCTCACCGGCCGGCACGCGGAGCCGTCCCGCCTGCGTGAGGAGCTCACGGCCGGGCTCGACGGTCCAGCAGCAGCTTGACGCCGAGCGCGGTGAAGTTCGGGGATGGTGTGCTTGATCTGCCGTCTGCGCAGGTAGCAGCGGTTGCGACGGGAGGAGTACGCCTTGTCACCGCCGACGTGGTCCGGGCGGGTGCGGGGGCGACCGCCGCTCCGGCGGCTGACACGGATGCGTTCCATGACGGGGATGAGCTGCGGGGCGTCACCCCACTGACTCGGCGTGATCAGCAGGGACAGGGGACGGCACCCGCCTTCACCAGCCAAATGGATCTTGCTGGTGAGACCGCCCCGGGAGCGTCCGAGCCCCTCATCGGGACGGTGCTGACGGGGCGCGCGTCTTCCCGGCATGCGCGGGGGCCTCTTGCGTGCGCCGGCCGCGTGCTGGTGGGCCCGGCAGGTGGTGGAGTCCACTGACACCATCAACCAGTCGATGCGGCCTTGGGTATCCGCATCGGCTAGGACTGCCGCGAAGATCTTGTCCCATGTGCCGTCCGCCGACCAGCGTCTGTGTCTCTCGTACGCGGTCTTCCACTTCCCGAACCGCGCAGGCAGGTCCCGCCACGGCACCCCGGTCCGGTTCCGGTACAGGATCCCGTTGATGATCCTGCGGTGACTGGCCCAACGCCCACCGCGCTGCCCCGGCTTGGGCAGATGCGGCTTCAGCCGGGCCCATTCCTCGCTCGTGAGATCTACCCGCCCCATGCGCATGCCAACGGGCCGGAGCGCGAGAAGTCACTGATCCGCCGGACAGACCCTATCCATCCTGGGATGATCACGGTGTGGCTGGTGTGATCAAGGCTCGGAAGCCGATGGCAGCAGCTGTATGCGACCCGGATCCCTACCGTTTCCCATGGGGGGAGTGCACCAGGTATCGCCAGGGGAAGCCGGTGCGGTCGGGAAAGAGGACCACTTCCGTGATTCGCCGCAGGTCGTGCTCGGGCGGTCGGCCTATGACCAGGCCCTTCCCGCTTCGCTCAGCCCGCCAAGCCGACAGAATGGGCTCCCTCAACTCCCACCGGGCATCAGACAGGTCACTCGGATACGGCCGCTGCCGAGGCATGTTTTGGCAGTACCGCCGACGGCCCTTCGACTCCAGGGCGCAAACGGGGGTGAGCGCGGGCAGTTGGGCTCAGACAGGAGCGGAGATGCCGAAACGAACCCTCAACCGGCCCCACGCACCACAGATGCCACGAAGCGACCACCAGCCCCACCAGCGACAAGTAGGCCGACAGTCGAAACGCCTACCAAACCATCTGACCGGGATAGAAGGCTCTTTTACTGATCGTTTCAGAATGATCTACGGAGGCGTCGGAGGCAGATGATGCTGCAGGCGAGTTCGAGCAGGCCCTGATGGAGGTCGGCTCGGCGTTCGTAGCGGATTCGGAGTCGCTTGAACTGGTGCAGCCAGGCGAAGGCACGCTCGACCACCCAGCGCACCTTGCCGAGACCGGAGCCGTGTGCGACACCGCGGCGGGCGATGATCGGCTTGATGCCGCGTTTCCAGAGCAGGCGGCGGTACTTGTCGAAGTCGTAGCCCCTATCGGCGTACAGGCGCCGCGGCTTGCTGCGGGGACGTCCCCGCCGTCCGCGGATCGGAGGGACCGCGTCCAACAAGGGCAGGAGTTGGGTGACGTCGTGGCGGTTCCCGCCGGTGAGCGTGACGGCGAGCGGGGTTCCATGGCGGTCGACGATCAGGTGGTGCTTGGAGCCGGGACGGGCGCGGTCGACCGGAGAGGGGCCGACATGGTCCCCCCTTTGAGGGCCCGGACGTGCGATCCGTCTACAGAGCAGTCGTCCAGTTCCAGCAGGTCGGCGCGACGCATCTCGGTCAGCAGGGCAGCATGCAGGCGGGGCCAGACTCCGGCCTCGGTCCAGTCCCGCAGACGGCGCCAGGCCGTCACCCCGGAGCAGCCCACTACTTCGCTTGGCACGTCGCGCCATGCCACGCCCTTGCGCAGGACGTAAAACGATGCCCGCCAGTGCGACCCGGTCCGGCACCGGGAGCCGTCCGGGATGGCGGTGCCGCCGTGGGCGCACCGGCAACAACGGGGCTATCCGGTCCCAGAGATCATCGGGGACAAGGTTCACGTTCACGAGGCTGCAGCTTGCCAGAGAACCCGGTTGAGCACGCCGAGCCGGATCGACATACTCCCCGGATGACCAACACCGGGGACAAGGCCACTGAGCAGGGTTGGGATGAACCCTGGTACCGCGTCCGCACAGATCGGTTCGAGGTATCATTCCTGCCCAGCGCCGGCGAGGATCTGGATGCCGTCTGCAACGTTGACGTAGAGGTACGGCTGGCAGCGGACGGCTCCCGCTGGAGCGCGACCGTGTTCACGCTCGCCGAGGTCGAGCGCCTGATGAAGAGGTGGTCCCAAACAGGCGAGGAGTTGGGCGGCCGCTACTTCTGGTGTTCTGACGGACTGATAGTCCGGGACCCTGGCATCGACAACATGACCCAGGTACTCGCCGGCCTGCTCGACGCCGGTGACTTCACGCAGGTTCTTCAGCGACTCGATGACGAATAGCCAGCGCCCTCATTCTGAAACGATCAGTTAAAGAGCGTTTTGTCCCGACAGGGGTGCTTCATCGCAGTTCAGGCGGCGGACTGCTTCGGGTCGACTGGGGCAGTAGACGTGTCTTGTGGCAGGTGAGGCAGATGGCGGCCTTCGGGGGCCCGTTTCAGCCCCTTCGCTCCTGTCTGATCCCAACGCGCCCCCGGTGGAACCGGTTTGCGCCCTGTGGTGGAGTGGCGGCCATCGGTACTACAGAAACATGCCTCGTAAGCAGCGGCCCTATCCGAGTGACCTCTCCGACGCCCGCTGGAAACTGCTGGAACCAACCCTGACGGCTTGGCGGGCCGAGCGAAGAGGAAAGGGCCTGGACATCGGTCGGCCGCCCGAGCACGATCTGCGCCGAATCATGGACGCCATCCTCTACGTCGACCGGACCGGGATCCCCTGGCGGTATCTGCCGCACGACTTCGCCCCATGGGAAACCGTCTACGGATACTTCGCCGCCTGGCAGAAGGACGAGGTCTTCGACCAGCTCAACGGTCTCCTGCGGCGACTGGTCCGGAAGGCCGAAGGTCGCGATGTCGAGCCCAGAGCATCAAGACCTCAGCCAACGTGCCCGCAGCCGATCAGGGCATCGACGCGGGCAAGAAGATCGTAGGCCGCAAACGGCACATCGGTGTCGACACGCTAGGCCTCCTCCTGACCGTGCTGGTCACCGCCGCCAGCGTCTCCGACAACGCCGGCGGCATCCACCTGCTCTCGGACATCGCCAAAGGCCACCCCCGCATCACCAAAGCCTGGGCCGACACCGGCTACCGCACCAAGGTCATCGACCACGGAGCCCGCCTGGGCATCGACGTCGAAGTCACCCGTCGCGACCCTGGCCAGAAGGGCTTCAAGGTGATTCCGCGACGCTGGGTCGTCGAGCGGACCTTCGGATGGCTCATGCACCACCGCCGCCTCGCCCGCGACTACGAAACCCACCCCCACCGCTCCGAAGCCATGATCAAGGTGGCCATGGTCGACCTCATGAGCCGACGACTCACCCACGAATCCACCCCAAACTGGCGCGACTCCTGAGTCAGGAGGAAGCGTCCTGAGCAGGGCAGTGCCAGTCGGCCGAGTCGATCGCGTTCTCCTCCGTGTCACTGAGGTGGAAGCAGTTTCCGTTGACCCACACCGTGACCGATTCGGGCCGATGGTCGACCTGGAATGGTTCGTCACCCCGCAGAGTGCCGGACCATGAGCCATCCGCTTCAGGCGAATGGGTGACAACGACCCACGTCTGCTTCGGGAGCATCTGATGTGTCTCCGCCCAGGGCTCCACGGTCAACTCCAGCGCGGACTCACCTCCATTGCTGATCAGCAACCGCGCTGTTCCGACACTGCCCATTCCCGGCACCCCTCCCTGCCTCTACGGACGATCCCGCACGCAGCTGCAGAGTAAGGGCCCGCACGACCCGATCGTCACGCACGCACGACTATCTGAAGCCGCCCTGTCATCCGAGATATCAAACAGCCCTGCCGGGACAAAACGCTCTTTTAGAGGTTGGCTTTCCAGGGCCCGTGGGTGAGGGTGGTCCCGCCGTCGGGCGTGATGGTGACGCGCGCTCCGTACACGGGTAGTTCGCCGAGCCAGTTGAGGCGGTCGAGGATGTCCTCCAGCACGTCCCACAGGCGGCGTGGGCCGCTTTGGTGCACGGTGGGGGCTTCGCGGGGGGCGGTGGCATGGGCGCGGGCCCATGAGCCGTCGCGGCAGGCGTCAGGGCGCTACATCTCCTATCAGACCTCCGATTATCAGACGCAGGTCGCCGATCTGGACACCCAGCGGGTCATATTGCGGCGGCCGAGCGGCGGCTACGGTCAGGTCACCTCCCTCGTGGGCGACACGCTGTGGCAGGAAAGCACGCGGACCGGTGTCGTCGAAGCGTTCGACGTGACCACCGGCACGTGGAAGTGGTCGCGGAAGGTATCCGACTGCGACCTGACGGAGCTTCAGGTGTGGGGCGCCTACCTCTACTGGCGGTGCGGCGACGCGAAGGCCGGTGTCCAGGCGTGGAGCCCGGCCGTCGACATCCCCGTGCCTGCGCACGACCGGGCGATGCTCGGGGAACGGGTACCTCGCGCACTCGAAGGGCGGTGTACTGTCCGTCACGCCGCTGCGCGAGCCGGGGTCGACGCGGGTGATCGGGGACCTCGCCTATGTCAACGACTACTGGACTGTGGATCGTTTCGGCGGCGCCATCGCCTACAGCGACAAGCAGCAGCGTATCCACGTCGTCCCGACCGGCGTCCCCGCATCCGCCCTCTCCGTCCTCGACCACGACGACGCGCAGGTCCTGGACCTCGCCGCCAATTCCTCCTGGACCGGCAGGTGGTGGCTGAACAAGCCCGCCGGCTCTTGGTCGCTGACACTCAAGGACCGGGCCGGGATCGTGGTGCGGACCCTGCGCGGGGGAGAGACGCGGGGGCTGGTGAAGGCCGTGTGGGACGGCCGGGGTGACGGCGGCACGGCACTGGCCGAAGGGCGGTACACGTGGGAGCTGGCCGCCGCACCCGCCGACGGTGTCGGGGCCGACCTGTACCGCATTGGTGAGACGTTTCTGACGCGCGGGGGTCTCGCTACGTACGAGCCGGTGGCCCCGGCTCGGATCCTCAGCACCGTGACAGGCATCGGCGCGCCGAAGGCGAAGATCGGTCCCGGCGGCACGGTGACAGTCCAGGTCACCGGACGCGGCGGGGTGGCCACGACCGGCGTGACGGCGGTGACCATGAACGTGACCGCGACGAACCCGACCGCGTCGACGTACGTGTCGGTCTACCCCACCGGGACGAACCGCCCTGCCACATCCAGTCTGAACGTGGCGGCCGGGCGGACCGCGCCGAACCTGGTGACCGTCCCGGTCGGCAAGGACGGCAAGGTCACGCTCTACAACCACTCCGGCTCCGTCGACCTTCTCGCCGACGTGGCCGGCTCCTACACACTCAGCGGCCAGGGCGACCGCTTCCGAGCGGTGACGCCCGCCCGGCTGCTCAGCACCGTGACCGGCACGGGCGCGCCGAAGGCCGCCATCGGCCCGGGCAAGACGGTATCTGTACAGGTCGCGGGCCGTGGCGGGATTCCGGACACGGGTGTGACAGCGGTGACGGTGAACGTGACCGCCACGAACCCGACCGCGGCGACGTACGTGTCGGCCTATCCGTACGGGACACCGCGCCCTGCCACGTCGAACCTGAATGTGACCGTTGGCCAGACCGTGGCCAACCTGGTGACCGTCCCGGTCAAGGACGGCAGGATCACGCTGTACAACCATGCCGGTTCGATCGATCTCCTGGCCGACGTGGCCGGGTACTTCACCAGCGCGGCCGGGCAGGGCGACCGGTTCAGAGCAGTGGCCCCCGCCCGGATCCTGACCACCGTCACCGGTGTGGGGGCGCCCAAGGCCAAGGTCGGCGCGGGCCAGATCGTGAACCTGCAGGTCGCGGGCCAGGGCGGCATACCGGTCACCGGCGTGTCCGCGATCGTCATGAACGTGACCGTCACCAGCCCGACCACGTCGACGTACGTGTCGGCTTATCCGTACGGGACCCCGCGGCCGGCGACCTCGAACCTGAACGTGACCGCCGGCCGTACACTCGCCAACCAGGTCGTCGTCCCGATCCGCGACGGCAAGGTGACGCTGTACAACCACTCCGGCGCGGTGGACCTCCTCGCCGATGTGGCGGGCTACTTCACCGAGTAAGGCCGGTCGGCCCCCGAACAACCAGGGGCGGCGCACCGTTCTTGGTGTGACTCCCGTCGGCGCGTGCCGTCGCGGCTGGGATCCGTTCACGTACCCGGAGATCCGCAAGTTCCTCGACGAAGCCCCCGCGATCCAGAACGTCGACAACCAGGTCGATGCGGCTCGGCTGGCTGCGGCTGGCGGCCGAGGAGTGCGGCAGGCCGCCGCGAAGGCGATGACCGGAACGCCTGAGGAGCTGGACGAGTTCCTCCTCTACGGCTTCGAGGGGCCGCTGGACATCGACCGGCAGGCTGAGATCGCCCGCATCTCAGGTATGGGTGGTTGCGAGGTCAAAGCCGAGGTCACAGCTGCGCTCAAGGGCACGGTTGCCGACCGTGAGGAGTTTCTGGCCAAGGGCCAGTACGAGGCACGGAAGCTGGACAACCAGGCGGAGGTCGCAGGCCTTGCGAGTGCCGGCGGCCCGAACATGAGGGCTGCAGCTACCGTCGCGCTCAAGGGCACGCCGGAGGACATCGTCGAGTTCCTGGAGATCGGGCAATTCACCGCCCGTGACCGGGACCAGGAGCTCATGTCCGTCGCGGATCTGGTCAAACAGGCCGAGCAGGCGGGCAGGCAGGCCGAGGACGCGGCCGAGGAGGCTGAGGAG includes the following:
- a CDS encoding ALF repeat-containing protein; amino-acid sequence: MTPVGACRRGWDPFTYPEIRKFLDEAPAIQNVDNQVDAARLAAAGGRGVRQAAAKAMTGTPEELDEFLLYGFEGPLDIDRQAEIARISGMGGCEVKAEVTAALKGTVADREEFLAKGQYEARKLDNQAEVAGLASAGGPNMRAAATVALKGTPEDIVEFLEIGQFTARDRDQELMSVADLVKQAEQAGRQAEDAAEEAEEAKDKAVESSRLAKEAARNAAEELAGANISKKEPTEEHRSGC
- a CDS encoding FlgD immunoglobulin-like domain containing protein; translation: MIGDLAYVNDYWTVDRFGGAIAYSDKQQRIHVVPTGVPASALSVLDHDDAQVLDLAANSSWTGRWWLNKPAGSWSLTLKDRAGIVVRTLRGGETRGLVKAVWDGRGDGGTALAEGRYTWELAAAPADGVGADLYRIGETFLTRGGLATYEPVAPARILSTVTGIGAPKAKIGPGGTVTVQVTGRGGVATTGVTAVTMNVTATNPTASTYVSVYPTGTNRPATSSLNVAAGRTAPNLVTVPVGKDGKVTLYNHSGSVDLLADVAGSYTLSGQGDRFRAVTPARLLSTVTGTGAPKAAIGPGKTVSVQVAGRGGIPDTGVTAVTVNVTATNPTAATYVSAYPYGTPRPATSNLNVTVGQTVANLVTVPVKDGRITLYNHAGSIDLLADVAGYFTSAAGQGDRFRAVAPARILTTVTGVGAPKAKVGAGQIVNLQVAGQGGIPVTGVSAIVMNVTVTSPTTSTYVSAYPYGTPRPATSNLNVTAGRTLANQVVVPIRDGKVTLYNHSGAVDLLADVAGYFTE